In Archangium violaceum, the following are encoded in one genomic region:
- a CDS encoding PrkA family serine protein kinase, translating to MEAKRYLQEVGAQVSDDFVKNRSILSFEEYLTLFMGDPRGQSRNAAQYLRDVMDHYGTDTVPHPTGKIRRFKVFDVPGNDRDGRVAGQEEIQNAIYRLLGNFTRAGRINKLIMLHGPNGSAKSTLVNALKAGMEAYSRQPEGALYRISWIFPSEKLVKGSIGFGGERAATAAPAAGATGGDLSTYAHLDAESIDVRIPCELRDHPLFVVPPTERQRLLEGALKKKGVANGDGQGGDDFVLSDYLLHGELCHKCRSIYTALLANHKGDYLQVLRHVRVERFYISRRYQVGTVTVEPQMSVDAMYQQVTADRAQLLNVPPALHNVALFEPHGPLVHANRGIIEYSDLLKRPLEAFKYLLGFSETSQVPLEHFVLQLDEVLIASSNEKHLGAFKELPDFASFKGRIELVRVPYLRRFKLEQQIYDAQITPTTVGKHVAPHATEVAAMWAVLTRLKKPIPDRYAPEVKELVDQVTPVEKMHLYEEGVAPDRLSMSHGKELRKLRTDLYEESDAYPNYEGRSGASAREIKTALFNAAQHPDYKCLNALAVIEELEAICKDKSVYEFLLQEVVDGYHDHEEFVRAVEAEYLDRVDEEVRESMGLVSEGQYRELVERYVYNVSHWVKGEKIRNRITGAMERPDEQRMAEMEGIVMPRGEDPGEFRRGLISQIGAHKLDNPDAEMDYPRIFPDMFRRLRDHYFEERKRVLRRNKENILKYLSEERATLSPREQSQVESTLKAMHERYGYCEHCAKDAILFLMKKRYG from the coding sequence GTGGAAGCCAAGCGATACCTGCAGGAAGTGGGCGCCCAGGTGTCCGACGACTTCGTCAAGAATCGCTCCATCCTCTCCTTCGAGGAGTACCTGACCCTCTTCATGGGCGACCCACGGGGGCAGTCGCGCAACGCGGCCCAGTACCTGCGCGACGTGATGGACCACTATGGCACCGACACGGTGCCCCATCCCACCGGGAAGATCCGCCGCTTCAAGGTCTTCGATGTCCCTGGCAATGACCGGGACGGCCGCGTCGCCGGGCAGGAGGAGATCCAGAACGCCATCTACCGGCTCCTGGGCAACTTCACGCGCGCCGGCCGCATCAACAAGCTCATCATGCTGCACGGCCCCAACGGCAGCGCGAAGTCGACGCTCGTCAACGCGCTCAAGGCCGGCATGGAGGCCTACTCGCGCCAGCCCGAGGGAGCCCTCTACCGCATCAGCTGGATCTTCCCCTCGGAGAAGCTCGTCAAGGGCTCCATCGGTTTCGGCGGCGAGCGCGCGGCGACGGCGGCGCCCGCCGCGGGGGCCACGGGGGGCGACCTGTCCACCTACGCGCATCTGGACGCCGAGTCCATCGACGTGCGCATCCCCTGCGAGCTGCGCGATCACCCGCTCTTCGTCGTCCCGCCCACCGAGCGTCAGCGCCTGCTCGAGGGCGCGCTGAAGAAGAAGGGCGTGGCCAATGGGGACGGGCAGGGCGGCGACGACTTCGTGCTCTCCGACTACCTGCTGCACGGAGAACTCTGCCACAAGTGCCGCAGCATCTACACGGCGCTGCTGGCCAACCACAAGGGCGACTACCTCCAGGTGCTGCGCCACGTGCGCGTCGAGCGCTTCTACATCTCGCGCCGCTACCAGGTGGGCACGGTGACGGTGGAGCCGCAGATGAGCGTGGACGCCATGTACCAGCAGGTGACGGCGGACCGAGCGCAGCTGCTCAACGTGCCGCCCGCGCTCCACAACGTGGCCCTCTTCGAGCCCCATGGCCCGCTGGTGCACGCCAACCGCGGCATCATCGAGTATTCGGATCTGCTCAAGCGCCCCCTGGAGGCCTTCAAGTACCTGCTGGGCTTCAGCGAGACGTCCCAGGTGCCGCTCGAGCACTTCGTGTTGCAGCTGGACGAGGTGCTCATCGCGTCCTCCAACGAGAAGCACCTGGGCGCCTTCAAGGAACTGCCGGACTTCGCCTCCTTCAAGGGCCGCATCGAGCTGGTGCGCGTGCCGTACCTGCGCCGCTTCAAGCTGGAGCAGCAGATCTACGACGCGCAGATCACCCCCACCACCGTGGGCAAGCACGTGGCCCCGCATGCCACCGAGGTGGCCGCCATGTGGGCGGTGCTCACGCGCCTCAAGAAGCCCATCCCGGACCGCTACGCGCCCGAGGTGAAGGAGCTCGTCGATCAGGTGACTCCGGTGGAGAAGATGCACCTCTACGAGGAGGGCGTGGCGCCGGATCGGCTCAGCATGTCCCACGGCAAGGAGCTGCGGAAGCTGCGCACGGACCTCTACGAGGAGTCCGACGCCTACCCCAACTACGAGGGCCGCAGCGGCGCGAGCGCCCGGGAGATCAAGACGGCGCTCTTCAACGCCGCGCAACACCCCGACTACAAGTGCCTCAACGCGCTGGCGGTGATCGAGGAGCTCGAGGCCATCTGCAAGGACAAGAGCGTCTACGAGTTCCTCCTGCAGGAGGTGGTGGACGGCTACCACGATCACGAGGAGTTCGTGCGCGCGGTGGAGGCCGAGTACCTCGACCGGGTGGACGAGGAGGTGCGTGAGTCCATGGGGCTCGTCTCCGAGGGCCAGTACCGCGAGCTGGTGGAGCGCTACGTCTACAACGTGAGCCACTGGGTGAAGGGCGAGAAGATCCGCAACCGGATCACCGGCGCCATGGAGCGCCCCGACGAGCAGCGCATGGCGGAGATGGAGGGCATCGTCATGCCGAGGGGCGAGGATCCGGGCGAGTTCCGCCGCGGGCTCATCTCGCAGATCGGCGCGCACAAGCTGGACAATCCGGACGCGGAGATGGACTACCCGCGCATCTTCCCGGACATGTTCCGCCGCCTGCGCGACCACTACTTCGAGGAGCGCAAGCGGGTGCTGCGCCGCAACAAGGAGAACATCCTCAAGTACCTCTCCGAGGAGCGCGCCACGCTGTCTCCGCGCGAGCAGTCCCAGGTGGAGAGCACCCTCAAGGCGATGCACGAGCGCTACGGCTACTGCGAGCACTGCGCCAAGGACGCCATCCTCTTCCTCATGAAGAAGCGCTACGGCTGA
- a CDS encoding Hsp70 family protein, with protein sequence MHKDPIIGIDLGTTNSCAAIVEDGGNVKLIPYKGGEYTIPSIFAIDDKGNELIGYEAKRQWQLNPKNTIYGSKRLVGRPFKSDVVEAMKKVVAYSVRPGKKSDVVLDVGKKEFSLQEISAKILNKIRDVAANHLKTPIKRAVVTVPAYFNDRQRQTVKEAGKLIDLEVVRIINEPTAASLAYGAGKGINKKVLVYDLGGGTFDVSIIAIRDRVFEVKATGGDIFLGGIDFDNAIIHHVLKDFASKTGIDLATDPVAMQRIKDLAERTKIDLSARDDVQFNIPFITMTSQGQPLNIEMKFTRKMLEQLTNHLVDRTLQMVARVLVDSGLSTKDIDEVLLVGGQTRMPVVQDRLTKFFGKTPSKGVHPDEAVAVGAALYAKSLEDNSSLRLQLLDVIPMAIGLERAGGGFHTVFPRNAPIPNAKQLVATTSIDNQTELAMRIFQGDHEQVVKNDLLGEFTFSGIRPARAGTVQVEITFDVNVEGILTMRARDPATGREMKTTVRVSG encoded by the coding sequence ATGCACAAGGATCCCATCATCGGCATCGACCTCGGCACGACCAACTCGTGTGCCGCGATCGTCGAGGACGGTGGGAACGTGAAGCTCATCCCCTACAAGGGGGGCGAGTACACCATCCCCTCGATCTTCGCGATCGACGACAAGGGCAACGAGCTGATCGGCTACGAGGCCAAGCGCCAGTGGCAGCTCAATCCGAAGAACACCATCTACGGCTCCAAGCGGCTGGTCGGCCGGCCCTTCAAGAGCGACGTCGTCGAGGCGATGAAGAAGGTCGTGGCGTACTCGGTACGCCCCGGCAAGAAGAGCGACGTCGTCCTGGACGTGGGCAAGAAGGAGTTCTCGCTCCAGGAGATCAGCGCCAAGATCCTCAACAAGATCCGCGACGTCGCCGCCAACCACCTGAAGACGCCCATCAAGCGCGCCGTGGTGACGGTGCCGGCCTACTTCAACGATCGGCAGCGCCAGACGGTGAAGGAGGCCGGCAAGCTCATCGACCTGGAAGTGGTGCGCATCATCAACGAGCCCACCGCGGCCTCGCTGGCCTATGGCGCTGGCAAGGGCATCAACAAGAAGGTGCTCGTCTACGACCTGGGCGGCGGCACCTTCGACGTGTCCATCATCGCCATCCGCGACCGCGTCTTCGAGGTCAAGGCCACCGGCGGTGACATCTTCCTGGGCGGCATCGACTTCGACAACGCCATCATCCACCACGTCCTCAAGGACTTCGCCTCGAAGACGGGCATCGATCTGGCCACGGATCCCGTGGCCATGCAGCGCATCAAGGATCTCGCCGAGCGCACGAAGATCGATCTGTCGGCGCGCGATGACGTGCAGTTCAACATCCCCTTCATCACGATGACCTCGCAGGGCCAGCCCCTGAACATCGAGATGAAGTTCACGCGCAAGATGCTGGAGCAGCTGACGAACCACCTGGTGGATCGGACGCTGCAGATGGTGGCGCGCGTGCTGGTGGACTCGGGGCTGAGCACCAAGGACATCGACGAGGTGCTGCTGGTGGGCGGTCAGACGCGCATGCCCGTCGTGCAGGACCGGCTGACGAAGTTCTTCGGCAAGACGCCGAGCAAGGGCGTCCACCCGGACGAGGCGGTGGCCGTCGGCGCGGCGCTGTACGCGAAGTCGCTCGAGGACAACTCCAGCCTGCGGTTGCAGTTGCTAGACGTGATTCCGATGGCGATCGGCCTGGAGCGCGCGGGCGGTGGGTTCCACACGGTGTTCCCGCGCAACGCGCCGATCCCCAATGCCAAGCAGCTGGTGGCGACCACGAGCATCGACAACCAGACCGAGCTGGCCATGCGCATCTTCCAGGGCGACCACGAGCAGGTGGTGAAGAACGATCTGCTGGGCGAGTTCACGTTCTCGGGGATCCGCCCGGCCCGGGCAGGCACGGTGCAGGTGGAGATCACCTTCGACGTGAACGTGGAAGGCATCCTCACCATGCGCGCGAGAGATCCCGCCACCGGCCGCGAGATGAAGACCACGGTCCGCGTGTCGGGCTGA
- a CDS encoding tRNA pseudouridine synthase A, producing the protein MKRTPAALWIWYRGTPFIGFQRQPDGLTVQEALEDALRKAGVPYPVMPAGRTDRGVHARMQVVSVRLPPCYTSEMLAERLPPHAPPDLGLCVARRPPDGFHAQWSAAGKEYRYRIQLGGRASEAWQPFVMEPSAEPRLEGLALAPERVAELLGAAVGCRDFYAFHEHSSLRKPRTLTSATLHELGNGLFEARLRGDGFGRYQVRYLVGSAILTAAGALSEELYRSALDSSTPIPGLKAPAKGLVLWEVHYPSKVDPFPAEERARPPGLPLGPPFSFPAEAGSEAA; encoded by the coding sequence GTGAAGAGAACCCCCGCCGCCCTGTGGATCTGGTACCGAGGTACCCCCTTCATTGGTTTCCAGCGCCAGCCGGACGGCCTCACCGTCCAGGAGGCCCTCGAGGACGCCCTCCGCAAGGCCGGTGTCCCCTACCCCGTCATGCCCGCCGGCCGCACCGACCGCGGCGTCCACGCTCGCATGCAGGTCGTCAGCGTCCGCCTGCCTCCCTGCTACACCTCGGAGATGCTCGCCGAGCGGCTCCCGCCTCATGCCCCGCCGGATCTCGGCCTCTGTGTCGCCCGGCGCCCTCCCGACGGCTTCCACGCCCAGTGGAGCGCCGCCGGCAAGGAGTACCGCTACCGCATCCAGCTCGGGGGGCGTGCGTCGGAGGCCTGGCAGCCCTTCGTCATGGAGCCCTCCGCCGAGCCCCGCTTGGAGGGGCTGGCCCTCGCTCCCGAGCGCGTGGCGGAGCTGCTCGGCGCCGCGGTGGGCTGCCGCGACTTCTACGCCTTCCACGAGCACTCCAGCCTGCGCAAGCCGCGCACCCTCACGTCCGCCACCCTGCACGAGCTGGGCAACGGTCTCTTCGAGGCCCGCCTGCGCGGTGATGGCTTCGGCCGCTACCAGGTGCGCTACCTCGTGGGCTCCGCGATCCTCACCGCCGCGGGCGCCCTCTCCGAGGAGCTCTACCGCTCCGCTCTCGACTCGAGCACCCCCATCCCCGGCCTCAAGGCCCCCGCCAAGGGGCTCGTCCTCTGGGAGGTGCACTACCCTTCCAAGGTGGATCCCTTCCCCGCCGAGGAGCGGGCCCGCCCCCCGGGTCTCCCCCTGGGGCCTCCCTTCTCCTTCCCCGCGGAAGCCGGATCCGAGGCCGCCTAG
- the clpX gene encoding ATP-dependent Clp protease ATP-binding subunit ClpX — protein sequence MKKEHHVNLSCSFCGKSQREVRKLIAGPTVYICDECIKLCNDIIADENEREEGKPQVSLPTPMEIKAFLDDYVIGQDQAKKVLSVAVYNHYKRIYQKKPAARPRPGMKPSGSEDVELSKSNILLVGPTGSGKTLLAQSLARFLNVPFTIADATSLTEAGYVGEDVENIIQNLLHNADYDVEKAARGIVYIDEIDKIARKGDTPSATRDVGGEGVQQALLKIIEGTRANVTPRGGKKYNQQEYVQVDTTNILFICGGAFHGIDGVIKRRVGEKGLGFGAKITHREERSVGELLAMVEPEDLMKFGMIPEFIGRLPVVATLNDLKEEDLITILTQPKNALIKQYQKLFEMEKVKLTFTKEALKAIAKEAMRRNSGARGLRAILEDAMLDIMYDVPYRDGVKECKITETVVTKHEPPQLVMEKEKKSA from the coding sequence GTGAAGAAGGAGCACCACGTCAACCTGTCCTGCTCGTTCTGCGGCAAGTCGCAGCGTGAGGTCCGCAAGCTCATCGCGGGCCCGACGGTGTACATCTGCGACGAGTGCATCAAACTGTGCAACGACATCATCGCGGACGAGAATGAGCGCGAGGAAGGCAAGCCGCAGGTGAGCTTGCCGACGCCGATGGAGATCAAGGCGTTCCTCGATGACTATGTGATCGGTCAGGACCAGGCGAAGAAGGTCCTCTCGGTCGCGGTCTACAACCACTACAAACGGATCTACCAGAAGAAGCCTGCGGCACGGCCGCGTCCGGGGATGAAGCCCTCGGGCTCGGAGGACGTGGAGCTGAGCAAGAGCAACATCCTGCTCGTGGGCCCCACGGGAAGCGGCAAGACGTTGCTGGCGCAGTCGCTGGCGCGCTTCCTCAACGTCCCGTTCACCATCGCGGACGCGACCAGCCTGACCGAGGCCGGTTACGTGGGCGAGGACGTGGAGAACATCATCCAGAACCTGCTCCACAACGCGGACTACGACGTGGAGAAGGCGGCGCGGGGCATCGTCTACATCGACGAGATCGACAAGATCGCGCGCAAGGGTGACACGCCGAGCGCCACGCGAGACGTGGGCGGCGAGGGCGTGCAGCAGGCGCTCTTGAAGATCATCGAGGGCACGCGGGCCAACGTCACGCCCAGGGGCGGGAAGAAGTACAACCAGCAGGAGTACGTGCAGGTTGATACGACGAACATCCTGTTCATCTGCGGCGGTGCGTTCCACGGCATCGACGGAGTGATCAAGCGCCGGGTGGGTGAGAAGGGCCTGGGGTTCGGGGCGAAGATCACCCACAGGGAAGAGCGGAGCGTGGGCGAGCTGCTCGCCATGGTGGAGCCGGAGGATCTGATGAAGTTCGGGATGATTCCCGAGTTCATCGGCCGTCTGCCGGTGGTGGCGACGCTGAACGACCTGAAGGAAGAGGATCTGATCACGATCCTCACGCAGCCGAAGAACGCGCTGATCAAGCAGTACCAGAAGCTGTTCGAGATGGAGAAGGTGAAGCTGACCTTCACGAAGGAAGCCCTGAAGGCGATCGCGAAGGAGGCGATGCGCCGCAACTCGGGAGCGCGAGGCCTGAGGGCGATCCTCGAGGACGCCATGCTCGACATCATGTACGACGTGCCGTACCGGGACGGCGTGAAGGAGTGCAAGATCACCGAGACGGTGGTGACCAAGCACGAGCCGCCCCAACTGGTGATGGAGAAGGAAAAGAAGTCGGCATGA
- a CDS encoding S1 family peptidase yields the protein MTRFALGLPALFAMLSCAAAPNPHAVSDTSGIGGGGSAPVVMQTVGAQAPRLTRREQVKRILPHNVRLAVQEDGKARRTASGVVIGSEKTAEGTVSFVITNAHAVEMGDLKAPRLVVIVDDRADSTEYGAQVVASGSVPDMDLALVKVPGLALTPALLATDTEVELGDDVVVAASPFGRALSLSGGMVSQVEWDKEGKKPRMLKTDAPIGYGASGGGIFSLESGKLLAIVEGYRTAKVGFEVAQQNYSFDVPMPGETFAAPSSKVRQFLLQHGFARLLGTSGASRPETGPDGSQTASR from the coding sequence ATGACTCGTTTCGCCCTGGGCCTGCCTGCCCTCTTCGCCATGCTGTCCTGCGCCGCCGCTCCGAATCCGCATGCCGTCTCCGATACCTCGGGCATCGGCGGTGGGGGCTCGGCGCCGGTCGTGATGCAGACGGTGGGCGCCCAGGCTCCCCGGCTCACGCGCAGGGAGCAGGTGAAGCGCATCCTTCCGCACAACGTGCGCCTCGCCGTCCAGGAGGACGGCAAGGCGCGGCGCACCGCCTCGGGCGTGGTCATCGGCAGCGAGAAGACCGCCGAGGGCACCGTCAGCTTCGTCATCACCAACGCGCACGCGGTGGAGATGGGCGACCTGAAGGCTCCCCGTCTCGTCGTCATCGTGGATGACCGCGCCGACTCCACCGAGTACGGGGCACAGGTGGTGGCCTCGGGCTCGGTGCCGGACATGGACCTGGCGCTGGTGAAGGTGCCCGGCCTGGCGCTGACGCCCGCGCTGCTCGCCACGGACACGGAGGTGGAGCTCGGGGATGACGTGGTGGTGGCCGCCTCGCCCTTCGGCCGGGCCCTGTCGCTCTCCGGCGGCATGGTGTCCCAGGTGGAGTGGGACAAGGAGGGCAAGAAGCCGCGCATGCTGAAGACGGACGCGCCCATCGGCTATGGCGCCTCCGGTGGCGGTATCTTCAGCCTGGAGTCCGGCAAGCTGCTCGCCATCGTCGAGGGTTATCGCACCGCGAAGGTGGGCTTCGAGGTGGCCCAGCAGAACTACAGCTTCGACGTGCCCATGCCCGGCGAGACCTTCGCCGCCCCCAGCTCCAAGGTGCGTCAGTTCCTCCTGCAGCACGGCTTCGCCCGGCTGCTCGGCACCTCCGGGGCATCCAGGCCCGAGACGGGTCCGGACGGCTCGCAGACCGCCAGCCGCTAG
- a CDS encoding AgmX/PglI C-terminal domain-containing protein, producing MSAAQDLHDLERIQLDSQWLYRQGDLVLGPLSGHQVVEKLYTGELTGKTEVSASGPSGFRKLEELDAFQLHVSKAAVKLKVEAEARAAHARRRSQRLMVGGVAALVLSGLGLGAWHISRYASVYLPGVDRELDIKVDPPVITVAKRSVPEELFEYPGEPKRPPVANKPPESKPLDTPTEKPGKPEKVASASPLPKPGRTPGGRPTGKVTTDADGLSTEVNYDMASINRVVKQYQSSLFRCFKEEAERRPGFSAKVPLEFTIGNDGHVAQLWVDHPQLKKGPLFDCLFGELKKWPFKPYPGERATVNLAFTIGKK from the coding sequence ATGTCGGCCGCACAAGATCTGCATGACCTCGAGCGGATACAGCTCGATTCCCAGTGGCTCTATCGTCAGGGAGACCTCGTCCTTGGCCCCCTGTCCGGCCACCAGGTGGTGGAGAAGTTGTACACGGGGGAGCTGACGGGGAAAACGGAGGTCTCCGCCTCGGGCCCGAGCGGCTTCCGCAAGCTCGAGGAGCTGGACGCCTTCCAGCTGCACGTGTCGAAGGCGGCGGTGAAGCTGAAGGTGGAGGCGGAGGCGAGGGCCGCGCACGCCCGGCGCAGGAGCCAGCGGCTCATGGTGGGCGGCGTGGCGGCGCTGGTGCTGAGTGGACTGGGCCTGGGGGCGTGGCACATCTCGCGCTACGCGTCCGTGTACCTGCCGGGCGTCGATCGCGAGCTCGACATCAAGGTGGATCCGCCTGTCATCACCGTGGCGAAGCGCTCCGTGCCCGAGGAGCTGTTCGAGTACCCCGGCGAGCCGAAGCGGCCGCCGGTCGCCAACAAGCCCCCCGAGAGCAAGCCGCTCGATACGCCGACGGAGAAGCCCGGGAAGCCGGAGAAGGTGGCGTCGGCCTCGCCGCTGCCGAAGCCGGGCCGCACGCCGGGGGGACGCCCGACGGGCAAGGTCACCACGGACGCGGACGGGCTGTCGACCGAGGTCAACTACGACATGGCCTCCATCAACCGGGTGGTGAAGCAGTACCAGTCGTCGCTCTTCCGCTGCTTCAAGGAGGAGGCCGAGCGCCGTCCGGGCTTCTCCGCCAAGGTCCCGCTCGAGTTCACCATCGGCAACGACGGCCACGTGGCCCAGCTGTGGGTGGACCACCCGCAGCTCAAGAAGGGCCCGCTCTTCGACTGCCTCTTCGGGGAATTGAAGAAGTGGCCCTTCAAGCCCTACCCGGGGGAGCGAGCCACGGTGAACCTCGCGTTCACCATCGGTAAGAAGTAG
- a CDS encoding Mov34/MPN/PAD-1 family protein — protein MVPSLPEDLSDVVRHLEASYPREGCGVLLRAGEGGPWRVRPLRNACDELHTSRTAYAFEPREWLGVLLEAEARGEHVACVFHSHVDAGAYFSDEDRRQAAPDGQPLIPGVTYLVIAVHAGCARDARIFWWECGEFQDRRVSLDSIGRQPEGIP, from the coding sequence ATGGTTCCCTCGCTGCCGGAAGATCTCTCGGACGTCGTCCGGCACCTGGAGGCCTCCTATCCCCGGGAAGGCTGTGGGGTGCTGTTGCGAGCGGGGGAGGGTGGACCCTGGCGCGTCCGCCCCCTGCGCAACGCGTGCGACGAGCTCCACACCTCCCGGACCGCCTACGCGTTCGAGCCCCGCGAGTGGCTCGGCGTCCTCCTGGAGGCGGAGGCCCGCGGTGAGCACGTGGCCTGTGTGTTCCACTCACATGTGGACGCAGGTGCGTATTTCTCCGACGAAGACCGACGCCAGGCGGCGCCGGACGGACAGCCGCTGATCCCCGGGGTGACGTACCTCGTCATCGCTGTGCATGCGGGGTGTGCCAGGGACGCGCGAATTTTCTGGTGGGAGTGCGGAGAGTTCCAGGATCGTCGGGTTTCGCTGGACTCGATAGGTCGCCAACCTGAGGGAATCCCTTGA
- a CDS encoding endonuclease domain-containing protein has translation MPDYRGNTIIVGLLERCRDLRRSSTDAEAILWKLLRARQMAGFKFRRQHQFGPYILDFFCAERSLAIELDGDQHALPANVSRDAARSRFLAEQGVRVLRFGNRDLLF, from the coding sequence GTGCCCGACTATCGAGGCAACACCATCATCGTCGGTCTGTTGGAGCGATGCCGTGATCTGCGCCGCTCCTCCACGGATGCCGAGGCGATTCTCTGGAAGCTGCTGCGCGCCCGGCAGATGGCCGGATTCAAGTTCCGGCGGCAGCATCAGTTCGGTCCCTACATCCTCGATTTCTTCTGCGCGGAGCGCTCGCTGGCCATCGAGCTCGATGGTGACCAGCACGCGCTACCCGCCAACGTCTCGCGCGATGCCGCGCGCTCGCGGTTTCTCGCGGAGCAGGGCGTGAGGGTCCTGCGCTTCGGGAACAGGGACCTGCTCTTCTAG
- the cysC gene encoding adenylyl-sulfate kinase — protein sequence MAQTIGFTVWLTGMSGTGKSTMAEYIAARLRQVDRNVEILDENEVGESLWQGIGDSKDERIMTVRRLGYVAGLLTRNNVAVLVPCVSPYKAGREENRRAIGRYIEVYVDCPTEKLIERDSTGRYKKALSGEIPNFIGITEPYEPPASAEVVIHSNVESVEDGAMKIFQSLLDLGYVTVDELKIITGKKMKAQPPTKKQVSRAPTKTPVVAATKAAGKGAKARPAARAARVAKPAAKKAAAPKRKAR from the coding sequence ATGGCGCAGACGATTGGTTTTACCGTTTGGCTGACCGGCATGTCCGGGACCGGCAAGAGTACGATGGCTGAATACATCGCGGCCCGGCTCCGGCAGGTCGATCGCAATGTGGAGATTCTCGACGAGAACGAGGTCGGGGAATCTCTGTGGCAGGGCATTGGAGACAGCAAGGACGAGCGCATCATGACCGTCCGCCGGCTGGGGTACGTGGCCGGACTGCTCACGCGCAACAACGTGGCGGTGCTGGTTCCGTGCGTGAGCCCGTACAAGGCGGGGCGCGAGGAGAACCGCCGTGCGATCGGCCGGTACATCGAGGTGTACGTGGACTGCCCGACCGAGAAGCTCATCGAGCGGGACTCCACGGGCCGCTACAAGAAGGCGCTGAGTGGGGAGATCCCCAACTTCATCGGCATCACCGAGCCGTACGAGCCGCCGGCGTCGGCCGAGGTGGTGATCCACTCGAACGTGGAGAGCGTCGAGGACGGGGCGATGAAGATCTTCCAGTCGCTGCTGGACCTCGGGTACGTGACGGTGGACGAGCTGAAGATCATCACGGGCAAGAAGATGAAGGCGCAGCCGCCGACGAAGAAGCAGGTGTCGCGCGCGCCGACGAAGACGCCGGTGGTGGCGGCGACGAAGGCGGCGGGCAAGGGCGCCAAGGCGCGTCCCGCGGCCCGAGCGGCGCGGGTGGCGAAGCCGGCGGCCAAGAAGGCGGCCGCTCCCAAGCGCAAGGCTCGCTAG
- a CDS encoding ribbon-helix-helix domain-containing protein, whose amino-acid sequence MDMNPRLTSVVFRLNREKLDALKELSRSTRIRQSEYLREAISDLLTKYEDRLVD is encoded by the coding sequence ATGGACATGAATCCTCGCCTCACCTCGGTGGTGTTCCGTCTCAACCGCGAGAAGCTCGATGCGCTCAAGGAGCTGTCGCGGTCGACGAGGATCCGCCAGAGCGAGTACCTCCGGGAGGCGATCTCGGACCTGCTGACGAAGTACGAGGATCGGCTGGTCGACTAG
- the larE gene encoding ATP-dependent sacrificial sulfur transferase LarE: MLTPERIQALCDSSRPKLDAMRAALRAHGSALVAFSGGVDSTFVLKIAVEELGEKALALTALSASVAPEEEREARELAAKMGARHVVVSSDELSNPQYAANPTNRCYFCKTELYDLCEVKRKELGLAVVVDGFNADDFKDHRPGHKAAKEHEVRSPLALAGLTKEEIRAWSQVLGLPTWDKPQMACLASRIPYGTSVTRERLFQIAGAESELRKRGFRQFRVRYHQEIARIELSAEEYERFLSAEVRREVDGALKALGFKFVALDLEPFRSGRMNEAAGIQRPGADTHPLPVVS; the protein is encoded by the coding sequence ATGCTGACCCCCGAGCGGATCCAGGCCCTGTGTGACTCCTCCCGTCCCAAGTTGGACGCGATGCGTGCGGCGTTGCGCGCGCACGGTTCGGCGCTGGTGGCGTTCTCGGGAGGGGTGGACTCGACGTTCGTCCTGAAGATCGCGGTGGAGGAGCTGGGAGAGAAGGCGCTGGCGCTGACGGCGCTGTCGGCGTCGGTGGCGCCCGAGGAGGAGCGGGAGGCGAGGGAGCTGGCGGCGAAGATGGGAGCGCGGCACGTGGTGGTGTCGAGCGACGAGCTGTCCAACCCGCAGTACGCGGCCAACCCGACGAACCGCTGCTACTTCTGCAAGACGGAGCTGTACGACCTCTGCGAGGTGAAGAGGAAGGAGCTGGGGCTGGCGGTGGTGGTGGACGGCTTCAACGCGGACGACTTCAAGGATCACCGGCCGGGGCACAAGGCGGCGAAGGAGCACGAGGTGCGCTCGCCGCTGGCGTTGGCGGGGCTGACGAAGGAGGAGATCCGGGCGTGGAGCCAGGTGTTGGGGCTGCCGACGTGGGACAAGCCGCAGATGGCGTGCCTGGCGTCGCGAATCCCGTACGGGACGTCTGTGACGAGGGAGCGCCTCTTCCAGATCGCCGGGGCGGAGTCGGAGCTGCGCAAGAGGGGATTCAGGCAGTTCCGGGTGCGATACCACCAGGAGATCGCGCGAATCGAGCTCTCGGCGGAGGAGTACGAGCGCTTCCTATCGGCGGAGGTGAGGCGGGAGGTGGACGGGGCGCTGAAGGCGCTGGGGTTCAAGTTCGTGGCGTTGGATCTGGAACCCTTCCGTTCGGGGCGGATGAACGAGGCGGCGGGGATCCAGCGACCTGGGGCGGACACGCACCCATTACCGGTGGTCAGCTGA